The following are encoded together in the Glycine max cultivar Williams 82 chromosome 8, Glycine_max_v4.0, whole genome shotgun sequence genome:
- the LOC100809062 gene encoding uncharacterized protein: MSDEEAFAEASGLRRAVELIFSVLSLSYPIRVFSGKWQLIRAKLEELHAGLIAAEKCDSGESPSLSRLAAAVVATATECHDLCRRCVVFSYSGKLLLQSDLDVAFAKLDAHAKKLNEIYKTGILTNGFALVVSKPSLAASKEDMRFYVRDLTTRMKVGDLGMKRQALKNLLEVVVEDEKYVKVIVDVGDVVHLLVGFLGSNEVEIQEESAKVVSVVAGFDSYKGVLIGAGVIAPLVKVLDCGSVLGKVAAARCLVKLTENSDNAWCVSAHGGVSVLLKICGGDCGGDLVGPACGVLRNLVGVEEIKRFMVDEGAAVTFIRLVRSKEESIQVNSIAFIVSIASGDEVVRQMVIKEGAIHALLRVLDPKWSYSCKTREVAMRAIEDLCFCSPSSVGVLMSYGFVDQLIYYVRNGEVSIQELALKVAFRLCGTSEEAKKAMGDARFMPEFVKFLNAKSFEVREMAAEALSGMVMVPRNRKRFVQDDHNIALILQLLDPEEGNSGNKKFLISILMSLTNCTSGRKKIVSSGYAKNIEKLADAEVSSDAKRLVKKLSTNRFRSMLSGIWRS, translated from the coding sequence ATGAGCGATGAAGAAGCATTCGCCGAAGCTTCGGGTCTCCGGCGAGCGGTGGAGCTAATCTTTTCAGTGCTCTCTCTCTCGTACCCGATTCGCGTCTTCTCCGGAAAATGGCAGCTGATTCGGGCCAAGTTGGAGGAGCTTCACGCCGGCCTAATCGCCGCCGAGAAATGCGACTCCGGCGAGAGCCCGTCCCTCTCGCGGCTGGCTGCGGCGGTGGTGGCCACCGCGACGGAGTGCCACGATCTGTGCCGGCGTTGCGTGGTTTTCTCATACAGCGGAAAGCTTCTGTTGCAGAGCGATTTGGACGTGGCGTTCGCGAAGCTCGATGCACACGCGAAGAAGCTCAACGAGATATACAAGACTGGAATTTTAACTAATGGGTTCGCGTTGGTGGTTTCAAAACCGAGTCTTGCCGCTTCCAAAGAGGACATGAGGTTCTACGTGAGGGACTTAACGACGAGGATGAAGGTTGGGGATTTGGGTATGAAGCGACAAGCGCTGAAGAATCTTCTGGAAGTTGTGGTGGAGGATGAGAAGTACGTGAAGGTGATTGTTGATGTTGGTGACGTGGTTCATTTGTTGGTGGGGTTTTTGGGGTCAAATGAGGTTGAGATTCAGGAGGAGAGTGCTAAGGTTGTTTCTGTTGTTGCGGGGTTTGATTCTTACAAAGGGGTTTTGATTGGCGCGGGTGTAATTGCTCCTTTGGTTAAGGTTTTGGATTGTGGGAGTGTGTTAGGTAAGGTTGCGGCTGCAAGGTGTTTGGTGAAGTTAACTGAGAATTCGGATAATGCTTGGTGTGTTTCTGCTCATGGAGGGGTTAGTGTGTTGTTGAAGATTTGTGGTGGTGATTGTGGTGGTGATTTGGTTGGACCTGCTTGTGGGGTGTTGAGGAATCTCGTTGGTGTCGAGGAGATTAAGAGGTTTATGGTTGATGAGGGTGCTGCGGTAACATTCATTAGGCTTGTGAGGTCTAAGGAGGAATCGATTCAGGTGAATTCGATAGCGTTTATTGTGAGTATTGCATCTGGTGATGAGGTTGTTAGGCAGATGGTGATCAAAGAGGGAGCGATTCACGCTTTGTTGCGCGTTTTGGATCCTAAGTGGTCTTATTCTTGTAAAACAAGGGAGGTGGCAATGAGGGCTATTGAGGATTTGTGTTTTTGCTCACCTAGTTctgttggtgttttgatgagtTATGGCTTTGTGGATCaattgatatattatgttcGAAATGGCGAGGTTTCGATTCAGGAATTGGCATTGAAGGTGGCGTTTAGGTTGTGTGGAACATCGGAGGAGGCCAAGAAAGCAATGGGGGATGCCAGGTTTATGCCGGAGTTTGTTAAGTTTCTCAATGCAAAGTCATTTGAGGTTCGGGAAATGGCGGCGGAGGCACTCTCTGGCATGGTTATGGTGCCTAGAAATAGAAAGAGGTTTGTGCAGGATGATCATAACATAGCCCTTATTCTGCAGTTGCTTGATCCAGAGGAGGGGAATTCAGGTAATAAAAAGTTCTTGATCTCTATATTAATGTCCTTAACTAATTGTACTAGTGGGAGGAAAAAGATTGTTAGTTCAGGATATGCCAAAAACATAGAAAAGCTTGCGGATGCTGAAGTTTCTTCTGATGCCAAGAGACTTGTCAAGAAGCTATCCACAAACCGGTTCCGCAGCATGTTGAGTGGAATCTGGCGCTCGTGa